In the Streptomyces cinnamoneus genome, GGGGCGACCCCGCCGCGGGCTGATCCGGGGTCCGGCCCCGGGCGCCGGCGCCGGCCCCCGCGGGAGGCCGCGGGCACGAGCGGGGAACCAGTGGGAAACCGGCCGCGGAGAGCCTGCGGGTGACCAGGCTCTCCGCGGCCGCGTGCCACTCGGCAGCCGAGGAGGTGCCGGGACAAAGTAGGCTGAGCCCTATGCCCGAACGCCGTACCGTCGCTCTTGTCACACTTGGCTGCGCCCGTAACGAGGTGGACTCGGAGGAGCTGGCAGGCCGCTTGGCGGCGGATGGCTGGGACCTCGTCGAGGACGCCGCCGACGCCGACGTGGCCGTCGTCAACACCTGCGGCTTCGTCGAAGCCGCCAAGAAGGATTCCGTCGACGCCCTCCTGGAGGCCAACGACCTCAAGGACCACGGCCGCACCCAGGCCGTGGTCGCCGTCGGCTGCATGGCCGAGCGGTACGGCAAGGAGCTCGCCGAAGCCCTGCCGGAGGCCGACGGCGTGCTCGGCTTCGACGACTACGCCGACATCTCCGACCGCCTCCAGACCATCCTGTCCGGCGGTGTCCACGCCTCCCACACGCCCCGCGACCGGCGCAAGCTGCTGCCGATCAGCCCGGCGGAGCGGCAGGGTGCCGGCGAGGCCGGCACGGTCGCCCTGCCCGGCCACGCGCAGGACACCCCGCCAGCCGACCTGCCGGACGGTGTGGCCCCCGCGTCCGGGCCCCGCGCGCCGCTGCGCCGCAGACTCGGCACCAGCCCCGTCGCCTCCGTGAAGCTCGCCTCCGGCTGCGACCGGCGCTGCTCCTTCTGCGCCATCCCCTCCTTCCGCGGCTCCTTCATCTCGCGCCGTCCCTCCGACGTGCTCGGCGAGACGCGCTGGCTCGCGGAGCAGGGCGTGAAGGAGATCATGCTGGTCTCCGAGAACAACACCTCGTACGGCAAGGACCTCGGCGACATCCGCCTGCTGGAGACCCTGCTTCCGGAGCTGGCGGCCGTCGACGGCCTGGAGCGCATCCGGGTCAGCTACCTCCAGCCCGCCGAGATGCGGCCCGGCCTGATCGACGTGCTGACCTCGACCGAGAAGGTCGCCCCCTACTTCGACCTGTCCTTCCAGCACTCCGCGCCCGGCGTGCTGCGCGCCATGCGCCGCTTCGGCGACACCGAGCGCTTCCTGGAGCTCCTGGAGACCATCCGCGCCAAGGCCCCGCAGGCCGGCGCCCGCTCCAACTTCATCGTCGGCTTCCCCGGTGAGACCGAGGAGGACGTCGCCGAGCTCGAGCGCTTCCTGACGGGTGCGCGCCTGGACGCCATCGGCGTCTTCGGCTACTCCGACGAGGACGGCACCGAGGCGGCCACGTACGAGGACAAGCTCGACCCCGAGGTCGTCGCCGAGCGGCTGGCGCGGGTCTCCCGGCTCGCCGAGGAGCTGACCGCCCAGCGCGCCGAGGAGCGTGTCGGTGAGACGATCGAAGTACTGGTCGACCGCGTGGACGACGAGGACGGGGTGATCGGCCGGGCCGCCCACCAGGCGCCCGAGACCGATGGCCAGGTCACGCTCACCACGGCGGGCGGCATCGAGACCGCACCGGCTCCCGGCCGTATGGTCGTGGCCAAGGTGGTGGCGAGCGAGGGCGTGGACCTCGTCGCCGAGCCGCTGGGGAGCGGGGGCGGGTGTACCGAGGAGGCGGGCAGATGAGCGGACTCCCGGCCTCCGCCGCGGGAGGCCCGGCTCCGACCAAGGGCGTGCGGCCGGCCGGATTGTGGAACATCGCCAACATCCTCACCATGGTGCGGCTGCTGCTGGTGCCGGGCTTCGTCCTGCTGATGATGCACGGCGGCGGCTACGACCCGGCCTGGCGCTCGTTCGCCTGGGCGGCGTTCGCCGTGGCCATGATCACCGATCTCTTCGACGGTCACCTAGCGCGCACGTACAACCTGGTCACCGACTTCGGCAAGATCGCCGACCCCATCGCCGACAAGGCGATCATGGGCGCCGCCCTGATCTGCCTGTCCGCCCTGGACGACCTGCCCTGGTGGGTGACGGGCGTGATCCTCTTCCGCGAGATCGGCATCACGGCGATGCGGTTCTGGGTCATCCGGATCGGCGTGATCCCGGCGAGCCGCGGCGGGAAGATGAAGACGCTGGCGCAGGGCGTGGGCGTGGGCATGTACATCCTGCCGCTGGTCGGTCCGCTGGCCACCTTGCGCTTCTGGGTGATGGCGGTCGCCGTGGCGTTGACCGTCTTGACGGGACTCGACTACGTCAAGCAGGCCTTCCAGCTGCGCCGGGCAGGGCGGGCCGGAGGGTCCGGACGGTGAGCGCGGTGGGCGGCAGCCGGGCCGACGAGGTGCTCGCGGCGCTGCTGGAGCGGGGCCAGTCGGTGGCCGCCGCGGAGTCGCTCACGGGCGGCCTGGTGGCCGCCGAGCTCACCACGGCCCCGGGTGCCTCCCGCGCCGTGCGCGGCTCGGTCACCGCCTACGCCACCGAGGTCAAGTGCGACGTCCTGGGCGTGGACGAGGGGCTCCTCGCACAGCGCGGGGCCGTCGACGGCGAGGTGGCGCGGCAGATGGCGCGCGGGGTGCGGACGCTGCTGCGCGCCGACTGGGGTCTGGCCACGACCGGCGTCGCCGGCCCCGAGCGGCAGGACGGCAAGGACGTCGGCACGGTCTTCGTGGCCGTCGCCGGGCCGGGCGGCTCGTCTTCCGTCCAGGAGCTGTCACTGAACGGCGACCGGGTGGGTATCCGAGCGGAAAGCGTACGGGCGGTCCTCGCGCTGCTCCTGCGCGAACTGGCAGGGAACGCGGGGGCAAAGGATACGGAACAGAACGGGGGGAATTGATGTTTGCAGCCCTGAGTGAACACGACATAGCTCCCCGCACGGCCGCACCCCGAGGCGGTACGGTGGGGCGTGAAGGAACCGGATTCGCGGTCCAAGGAGGGAGCCACCGATGATTCTGCTCCGTCGCCTGCTGGGTGACGTGCTGCGTCGGCAGCGCCAACGCCAGGGCCGCACTCTGCGCGAGGTCTCCTCGTCGGCCCGGGTCTCGCTCGGATATCTCTCCGAGGTCGAGCGCGGGCAGAAAGAGGCGTCCTCCGAGCTTCTCTCCGCAATCTGCGACGCTCTGGACGTTCGGATGTCCGAGGTCATGCGTGAGGTGAGTGACGAGCTGTCGCTTGCCGAGCTGGCGCAGTCGGCGGCGGCGAGCGAGCCGGTACCCGCGCCGATGCGGCCGATGTTCAATTCGATGTCCGTCACCTCGGTGACGGGCGTTCCGGGGGAGCGCGTGACCATCAAGGCCCCAGCGGAGGCTGTGGACGTGGTCGCGGCCTGACAGGAGCCGTCGCGTTCCGGGCCGTACGGCCCGGGCGTGGAGCTCCGGGGCGGTCCCCGCAGTCCGGAAGCGTCCGTTTCACCTGCTGGAGCGTCTGTTTCACCCGCGTTCTGTTTCACCCGAGGGATCCCGGTCAGAAGTCCGACCGGGATCCCTTTTCGTTTCCCCGGCCCGTTTCGCGCCATTGCGCGTCGGCGGAGAAACTGGGGTCAATCGGCCTCGATGTGTGAACAGGAGGAAGCGGATGTCTGTCGTCAAGAGCCCGCTGTCGGAGCAGGACCGCAAGATCGTGGGTGATTCCCTCCAGGGGGCGCTCGTCGATCTGGTCGACCTTTCCCTCGTAGCCAAACAGGTCCACTGGACGGTCGTCGGCCCGCGTTTCCGCTCCGTCCACCTCCAGCTCGACGACGTCGTCGCCAGTGCCCGCAAGCACGCGGACACGGTGGCCGAACGCGCCTCGGCCCTGGGCATCACGCCGGACGGGCGAGCTGAGACGGTCGCCAAGACCAGTGGCATCGGCGCGGTCGGAGGCGGCTGGACGAAGGACACGGAGGCGGTGCGGACGCTGGTCGAGGCGCTGGGCGCCGTGATCACGCGGATGCGCGAGCGCGTCCAGGCGACGGCCGACCCGGACCCGGTCACCCAGGACCTGCTCATCGGCCTCACGGGCGACCTGGAGAAGCACCACTGGATGTTCCAGGCCGAGAACGCCTGAGCCCCGGCTCACGGGTGGCGGCGACGGGCCGGGCGCGGTCTCCTGAAGGCATGCGCGAGCATCCGGTGATCCGCTTCACGAACGAGCTGATGATGGTCTCGGACCTGGATCAGGCGACGGCCGGCGCGTTCGTGCGGTCCGTCTTCCAGGAGGGCATCCACGAGGGCGAGCAGCGGGTGATCGTCGAGGTGCACCGCCGCGACCGGACGATCGCCGAGCTGGAGCGGGAGCTGGCCCGGCTGCGCGGGGAGCCCGTGGACTGACGGGTCCGCCGGGCCCCAGGGCGCCGACGGCGCCCCCGGGGCCCCGGGGGCGCCGTCGGCGCCCATGGCCGTCCAGAGGGCGTGCGGGGGCCGTGTGTGAGGGCCACCCGCCTGTGGCGGCCTAAGGAGGCAGCGATGATCCGGCGTGACATCCCCGGACACCGGGGAGCGCTCGGCCCGGAGATATCCGGCCCCGGCTCCACGGCGAGCCGGACACGGGGCCGGAAGGCGCCGCCGCCGGGACTGCTGCTGCCGGCAGGGCGGGTGGTGCTCTTCCTGCTGGGGCTGGTGTGGTGCTGGGCGATGTACAGGCTGCTGGTCCAGCCGGGGCGCGCGGGGTTCGTGGAGGGCCTCGTCGCGACCGGGGGCTGGGGGCTGAGCCTGCTGCCCGTGCACTGCGTGCCCCGGACCCGGGGGCGGAGACCACGGGGTGCGCACGCCGGGAGCCGCCGGAAGTGGTGAGGGGCGAAGGGCTGATGGCGGACCGGTTGTCACTCGTTCGGCTCATCGGGGCCGGGCGGGGCGAGCGGCGGCGGCCCGGTCTGGCAATGGGGGCACCAGTACGTGATCCGCTCCTGGCCCGCGGGGCCCTGCTCGGTCCTGAGGACCGGGCTGCCGCAGCGGCGGCAGGGGCGGTCGGCGCGTCCGTAAACCCACAGCCGGCGGTCCGCGCGGACGTCGGCGGTGGTGATGCGGGCGGTGCGTGACTTGTTGGCCTCCAGGAGCTTCTTGGCGAGGGCGACCAGCCGCTCGGGGTCCAGCAGGGAGGCGACGGGCGCCCAGGGGGAGATCCGGAGCAGGAAGCACAGCTCCGATTTGTAGACGTTGCCGATGCCGGCCAGATTGCGCTGGTCCAGCAGGGCCTCGCCGACGGTCCGGCCGGGGTCGGACAGCAGGCGGCGGACCGCCTCCCCGGCGTCCCAGTCCGGGCCCAGCAGGTCCGGTCCCAGGTGCCCGACCACGGTGGACTCGTCGGGGGTCCGCAGCAGGTCCAGAACGGGGAGGCGGTAGCCGACCGCCGTGTGGCCGGAGTTGGCGAGGATCGCTCGGATCTGGTGGTGCGGACCCCCGCCGCCGTGCCGGCGCTCGCCGACGGAGTGGATGCGCCAGGCCCCGTCCATGCCCAGGTGCGAGTGCAGGGTGAGGCCGCCCGCGAACCGGGTGAGCAGGTGCTTGCCGCGGGCCACGACCTCGATCACGTCGCGGCCCGTCAGGTCGACCGTGGCGAGCTTGGGCACGCGCAGGTCGCAACGGATCAGGGGTTCTCCCGCCAGGGCGTCGTGGAGGTCCCTCGCGGTGCGCCAGACGGTGTCTCCTTCGGGCATGTGACCCATGATGTGCCCTGGGCTCAGGGCGCGCGCAGCCGCAGCCCCCGCGGTGTGGCGTGGAAGCCCGCTGCCTCCAGCAGGGCGCCCAGGGGCGAGGTCAGCGCGGCGGAGCCGTTGATCCGCTCGACGGTGACGGTGCCCAGGGCGCCGGCGCGGGCCGCCGAGGCCAGGGCCTCCGCGGCCTCCCGCAGCCCGGGGTCGTCGCTGCCGGGCGTCTCGGCCCCCTCCTGCTGGGGCCACGCCAGGACGGTCTTCCCGCCGCGCTCGACGTACAGCGCCAGGGCGCCGTCGAGGAGCACGACGAGGGAGCCCGCCTTGCGGCCGGGCTTGTGGGCGGCCCCGGCGGGCGGCTCGGGCCAGGGCAGGGCGGCGCCGTAGGCGTTGGCCGGATCGGCGGCGGCCAGCACGACCGTGCGCCGCGTGGCCCGCGGGGCGGCGGGCCGGGGGTCCCAGGGGGCCTCGGGGGCCGGGCCGGACCGCTCGCGTGCCGTGCCGACGGCCCGCAGCCGGTCGACCGCGCCCTCCATGGCGAACTGGGCGGCGCCCAGCCCCTCGACGACGTAGCCCCGGCGGGCCTGGCCGCTCTCCTCGAAGACGGACAGCACGCGGTAGGCCGCGGAGAAGCCGCCCTCCACGCCCTCGGCGGCCACGGCACCGCGGGTCACCACGCCGTGCCGGTCGAGCAGCGTGCGGGCCAGGGCGTGGGCCCGCAGCGTGGGGTCGGGCTCGCGCTCGGGCAGCAGCGACCAGCGGCCCGCGACGGTGGGCGGCCCGCCGCGGGAGGCGGTGGACCTGCTCGCCGAGGCCAGGCCCGTACGGGCGGTGAGGGCGGCGCCGTAGCGCCCGCGCGGCACCGGGCGTCTGGCGCGGTGCGCGGTGGAGCCGGCCGTGCGGCCCGAGCCGAGCAGCGAGCGCAGCGGGGCGAGCGTGTCGTTGGTGAGCCGGCCCGACCAGGCCAGGTCCCACAGCGCCTCGACGATCTGGGCGTCCGTGCCGGCGGAGTCCTCGAACACCGGGCTCGCGGCGCGCACCCGCTCGGCGATCTGGCGGAAGAACAGGCCGTAGCCGCCGGAGAGGGCGTCGAGGACCGCCTGGTGCACCGGCGACAACTCGAGCGGGTGCGGGGCGGGCAGCAGCAGGGGCGCGGCGTCGGCGAGCAGCAGGGAGACCCAGCCGTCCTTGCCGGGCAGGGCGCCCGCACCCGCCCAGACGACCTCGCCCGAGGCGGTGAGCTCGTCCAGCATGGCCGGGGAGTAGTCCGTCACGCGGCCGGGCAGGACCAGCTTCTCCAGGGCGGAGGCCGGCACCGGGGCGCCCTGGAGCTGCTCGACGGCCCGCACTAGACCGTCGGTCCCGCGCAGACCGTGGGAGCCGACGTGCTGCCACTGGGGGAGGAACGCGGCGAGCGTGGCCGGCGGCACCGGCTCCAGCTCGTGCCGCAGCGCCGCCAGGGAGCGGCGGCGCAGCCTGCGCAGGACGGCCGCGTCGCACCACTCCTGGCCGATGCCGGAGGGGTGGAACTCCCCCTGGACGATGCGGCCGCCGGCCGCCAGGCGGTGCAGCGCGCCGTCGGTGACCGCGGTGCCGAGGCCGAAGCGGGCGGCCGCCTCCGCCGAGGTGAACGGGCCGTGCGTACGGGCGAAGCGGGCCAGCAGGTCGCCGAGCGGGTCCCTGACGGGCTCGGTGAAGGCCTCGGGGACGCCGACGGGCAGGGCCGTGCCGAGGGCGTCGCGGAGCCGGCCGGCGTCCTCGATCGCCGCCCAGTGGTCCCGGCCGGCGACGCGGACGCTCAGGGCGCGGCGGGCGTCGGCCAGCTCCCGCGCCCACTGCGGCTCGGCGCCGCGCTCGGCCAGCTCGGCGTCGGTGAGGGGGCCTAGGAGGCGCAGCAGGTCGGCGACGCCCTCGGCGTCCTTGACCCGGCGGTCCTCGGTCAGCCACTGGAGCTCGCGCTCCAGCTCGGTCAGCACCTCGGGGTCGAGGAGCTCGCGCAGCTCGGCCTGGCCCAGCAGTTCGGCCAGGAGCCGGGAGTCCAGGGAGAGCGCGGCGGCCCGCCGCTCGGCGAGCGGGGAGTCGCCCTCGTAGAGGAACTGGGCGACGTAGCCGAAGAGCAGCGAGCGGGCGAAGGGGGAGGGCTCCGGGGTGGTCACCTCGACCAGCCGGACCCGGCGGGCCTCGATATCGCCCATCAGCTCGGTCAGGCCGGGCACGTCGAAGACGTCCTGGAGGCATTCGCGGACGGCTTCCAGGACGATCGGGAAGGAGCCGAACTCGCCGGCCACCTGGAGGAGCTGGGAGGCGCGCTGGCGCTGCTGCCACAGCGGTGTGCGCTTACCGGGATTGCGGCGCGGGAGCAGGAGGGCGCGGGCCGCGCATTCGCGGAAGCGGGAGGCGAACAGGGCCGAGCCGCCCACCTGGTCGGTGACGACGCGGTCGACCTCGCCCTTGTCGAAGACGACGTCGGTGGCTCCGACGGGGGACTGCTCGGTGTCGTACTCCGTGCCCTGCCGGGCCAGGTCGCCGTCGAGCAGGTCCAGCCCCATCAGGTCGGCGTCGGGCAGGCGCAGCACGATGCCGTCGTCGGCGTGCATGACCTGCGCGTCCATGCCGTAGCGCTCGCTGAGCCGGCCGGCCAGCGCCAGCGCCCAGGGGGCGTGCACCTGGGCGCCGAAGGGGGAGTGGACGACGACGCGCCAGTCGCCCAGCTCGTCGCGGAAGCGCTCGACCACGATGGTGCGGTCGTCGGGCACGTGGCCGCAGGCCTGGCGCTGCTCGTCCAGGTAGGACAGGACGTTGTCCGCGGCCCAGGCGTCGAGCCCGGCGGCGGTCAGCCGCCGGCGGGCCGCTTCGGGCGTCAGCCCGCCGACCTCGCGCAGGAACGAGCCCAGCGCGCGCCCCAGTTCGAGCGGGCGGCCCAGCTGGTCGCCCTTCCAGAAGGGCAGCCGGCCCGGGGTGCCGGGCGCGGGGGTGACGAGGACGCGGTCGCGGGTGATGTCCTCGATCCGCCAGGAGGTGGTGCCGAGGGTGAACACGTCGCCGACCCGCGACTCGTAGACCATCTCCTCGTCCAGCTCGCCGACGCGGCCGCCGCCCTTCTTGGGGTCGGCGCCCGCCAGGAACACCCCGAACAGGCCGCGGTCGGGGATGGTGCCGCCCGAGGTGACCGCGAGCCGCTGCGCCCCGGGGCGGCCCGTCACCGTGCCGGCCACGCGGTCCCAGACCAGCCGCGGCCGCAACTCGGCGAAGGCGTCCGACGGATAGCGTCCGGCGAGCATGTCGAGCACACCGGTGTAGGCGGACTCGGGCAGCGCGGCGAAGGGCGCCGCGCGCCGCACCACGGCGAGCAGCTCGTCCACGTCCCAGGGGTCCATGGACACCATGGCGACGATCTGCTGGGCGAGCACGTCCAGCGGATTGGCGGGCACGCGCAGCGACTCGATGGCCCCCTGCCGCATCCGCTCGGTCACCACGGCCGCCTGCACCAGGTCCCCCCGGTACTTGGGGAAGACGACGCCGGTGGACACCGCGCCCACCTGGTGCCCGGCGCGGCCCACCCGCTGGAGCCCGGAGGCCACCGACGGCGGGGACTCGACCTGGACGACCAGGTCGACCGCTCCCATGTCGATGCCCAGCTCCAGGCTGGAGGTGGCGACGACGGCCGGCAGCCGGCCGGCCTTCAGGTCCTCCTCCACCAGCGCCCGCTGCTCCTTGGAGACCGAGCCGTGGTGGGCGCGGGCCAGGACCGCGGGCGCCCCCTTGGCCGGGCCGGAGCCCCCCATCAGCTGGGCGGGGGCGTGGTTCTCGGGCAGGGGCTCGCCGGTGGCCCGCTCGTGGGCGATCTCGTTGAGCCGGTTGCACAGCCGCTCGGCCAGGCGGCGGGAGTTGGCGAAGACGATCGTCGAGCGGTGGGCCTGGACGAGGTCGGCGATGCGCTCCTCCACGTGGGGCCAGATCGACGGCCGTTCCTTGCCGTCACCGCCCTCCTGTACGGGCGAGCCCCCCAGCTCGCCGAGGTCCTCCACGGGCACGACCACCGACAGGTCGAACTCCTTGCCGGACGGTGGCTGGACGATCTCCACCTTGCGCTGGGGCGACAGATAGCGCGCCACCTCGTCCACCGGGCGGACCGTGGCGGACAGGCCGATGCGCCGTGCCGGGCGGGCGAGCAGGGTGTCGAGCCGCTCCAGGGACAGGGCGAGGTGGGCGCCGCGCTTGGTGCCCGCCACGGCGTGCACCTCGTCGAGGATGACCGTCTCCACGCCGGTGAGCGCCTCGCGCGCGGCGGAGGTCAGCATCAGGAACAGCGACTCGGGGGTGGTGATCAGGATGTCCGGCGGCCGGGTGATCAGCGCCCGGCGCTCGGCGGCCGGGGTGTCGCCGGAGCGGATGCCGACGCGGATCTCCGGCTCGGGCAGCCCCAGACGCACGGACTCCTGGCGGATGCCGGTCAGCGGACTGCGCAGGTTCCGCTCGACGTCCACGGCGAGGGCCTTGAGCGGGGAGACGTACAGCACGCGGCAGCGCTTCTGCCGCTCGGCGGGCGGCGGGCTGCTGGCCAGCCGGTCCAGCGAGGCGAGGAAGGCGGCCAGGGTCTTGCCGGAGCCCGTGGGCGCGACGACCAGCACGTCGGAGCCGGCGTCGATCGCCCGCCAGGCCCCCGCCTGGGCGGTGGTGGGCGCGGTGAAGGCCCCCGTGAACCAGGCGCGGGTCGCGGGGGAGAACGAGGCGAGGGCCGCTGCCGGGTCCT is a window encoding:
- the rimO gene encoding 30S ribosomal protein S12 methylthiotransferase RimO: MPERRTVALVTLGCARNEVDSEELAGRLAADGWDLVEDAADADVAVVNTCGFVEAAKKDSVDALLEANDLKDHGRTQAVVAVGCMAERYGKELAEALPEADGVLGFDDYADISDRLQTILSGGVHASHTPRDRRKLLPISPAERQGAGEAGTVALPGHAQDTPPADLPDGVAPASGPRAPLRRRLGTSPVASVKLASGCDRRCSFCAIPSFRGSFISRRPSDVLGETRWLAEQGVKEIMLVSENNTSYGKDLGDIRLLETLLPELAAVDGLERIRVSYLQPAEMRPGLIDVLTSTEKVAPYFDLSFQHSAPGVLRAMRRFGDTERFLELLETIRAKAPQAGARSNFIVGFPGETEEDVAELERFLTGARLDAIGVFGYSDEDGTEAATYEDKLDPEVVAERLARVSRLAEELTAQRAEERVGETIEVLVDRVDDEDGVIGRAAHQAPETDGQVTLTTAGGIETAPAPGRMVVAKVVASEGVDLVAEPLGSGGGCTEEAGR
- the pgsA gene encoding CDP-diacylglycerol--glycerol-3-phosphate 3-phosphatidyltransferase, whose protein sequence is MSGLPASAAGGPAPTKGVRPAGLWNIANILTMVRLLLVPGFVLLMMHGGGYDPAWRSFAWAAFAVAMITDLFDGHLARTYNLVTDFGKIADPIADKAIMGAALICLSALDDLPWWVTGVILFREIGITAMRFWVIRIGVIPASRGGKMKTLAQGVGVGMYILPLVGPLATLRFWVMAVAVALTVLTGLDYVKQAFQLRRAGRAGGSGR
- a CDS encoding CinA family protein codes for the protein MGGSRADEVLAALLERGQSVAAAESLTGGLVAAELTTAPGASRAVRGSVTAYATEVKCDVLGVDEGLLAQRGAVDGEVARQMARGVRTLLRADWGLATTGVAGPERQDGKDVGTVFVAVAGPGGSSSVQELSLNGDRVGIRAESVRAVLALLLRELAGNAGAKDTEQNGGN
- a CDS encoding helix-turn-helix domain-containing protein, whose product is MILLRRLLGDVLRRQRQRQGRTLREVSSSARVSLGYLSEVERGQKEASSELLSAICDALDVRMSEVMREVSDELSLAELAQSAAASEPVPAPMRPMFNSMSVTSVTGVPGERVTIKAPAEAVDVVAA
- a CDS encoding Dps family protein, encoding MSVVKSPLSEQDRKIVGDSLQGALVDLVDLSLVAKQVHWTVVGPRFRSVHLQLDDVVASARKHADTVAERASALGITPDGRAETVAKTSGIGAVGGGWTKDTEAVRTLVEALGAVITRMRERVQATADPDPVTQDLLIGLTGDLEKHHWMFQAENA
- a CDS encoding DNA-formamidopyrimidine glycosylase family protein; the protein is MPEGDTVWRTARDLHDALAGEPLIRCDLRVPKLATVDLTGRDVIEVVARGKHLLTRFAGGLTLHSHLGMDGAWRIHSVGERRHGGGGPHHQIRAILANSGHTAVGYRLPVLDLLRTPDESTVVGHLGPDLLGPDWDAGEAVRRLLSDPGRTVGEALLDQRNLAGIGNVYKSELCFLLRISPWAPVASLLDPERLVALAKKLLEANKSRTARITTADVRADRRLWVYGRADRPCRRCGSPVLRTEQGPAGQERITYWCPHCQTGPPPLAPPGPDEPNE
- a CDS encoding ATP-dependent helicase, which gives rise to MANDKAAQAAEDPAAALASFSPATRAWFTGAFTAPTTAQAGAWRAIDAGSDVLVVAPTGSGKTLAAFLASLDRLASSPPPAERQKRCRVLYVSPLKALAVDVERNLRSPLTGIRQESVRLGLPEPEIRVGIRSGDTPAAERRALITRPPDILITTPESLFLMLTSAAREALTGVETVILDEVHAVAGTKRGAHLALSLERLDTLLARPARRIGLSATVRPVDEVARYLSPQRKVEIVQPPSGKEFDLSVVVPVEDLGELGGSPVQEGGDGKERPSIWPHVEERIADLVQAHRSTIVFANSRRLAERLCNRLNEIAHERATGEPLPENHAPAQLMGGSGPAKGAPAVLARAHHGSVSKEQRALVEEDLKAGRLPAVVATSSLELGIDMGAVDLVVQVESPPSVASGLQRVGRAGHQVGAVSTGVVFPKYRGDLVQAAVVTERMRQGAIESLRVPANPLDVLAQQIVAMVSMDPWDVDELLAVVRRAAPFAALPESAYTGVLDMLAGRYPSDAFAELRPRLVWDRVAGTVTGRPGAQRLAVTSGGTIPDRGLFGVFLAGADPKKGGGRVGELDEEMVYESRVGDVFTLGTTSWRIEDITRDRVLVTPAPGTPGRLPFWKGDQLGRPLELGRALGSFLREVGGLTPEAARRRLTAAGLDAWAADNVLSYLDEQRQACGHVPDDRTIVVERFRDELGDWRVVVHSPFGAQVHAPWALALAGRLSERYGMDAQVMHADDGIVLRLPDADLMGLDLLDGDLARQGTEYDTEQSPVGATDVVFDKGEVDRVVTDQVGGSALFASRFRECAARALLLPRRNPGKRTPLWQQRQRASQLLQVAGEFGSFPIVLEAVRECLQDVFDVPGLTELMGDIEARRVRLVEVTTPEPSPFARSLLFGYVAQFLYEGDSPLAERRAAALSLDSRLLAELLGQAELRELLDPEVLTELERELQWLTEDRRVKDAEGVADLLRLLGPLTDAELAERGAEPQWARELADARRALSVRVAGRDHWAAIEDAGRLRDALGTALPVGVPEAFTEPVRDPLGDLLARFARTHGPFTSAEAAARFGLGTAVTDGALHRLAAGGRIVQGEFHPSGIGQEWCDAAVLRRLRRRSLAALRHELEPVPPATLAAFLPQWQHVGSHGLRGTDGLVRAVEQLQGAPVPASALEKLVLPGRVTDYSPAMLDELTASGEVVWAGAGALPGKDGWVSLLLADAAPLLLPAPHPLELSPVHQAVLDALSGGYGLFFRQIAERVRAASPVFEDSAGTDAQIVEALWDLAWSGRLTNDTLAPLRSLLGSGRTAGSTAHRARRPVPRGRYGAALTARTGLASASRSTASRGGPPTVAGRWSLLPEREPDPTLRAHALARTLLDRHGVVTRGAVAAEGVEGGFSAAYRVLSVFEESGQARRGYVVEGLGAAQFAMEGAVDRLRAVGTARERSGPAPEAPWDPRPAAPRATRRTVVLAAADPANAYGAALPWPEPPAGAAHKPGRKAGSLVVLLDGALALYVERGGKTVLAWPQQEGAETPGSDDPGLREAAEALASAARAGALGTVTVERINGSAALTSPLGALLEAAGFHATPRGLRLRAP